One Owenweeksia hongkongensis DSM 17368 genomic region harbors:
- the ribB gene encoding 3,4-dihydroxy-2-butanone-4-phosphate synthase, translating into MLGSQQNETSNKLDSIESAIEDIRNGKVVIVVDDEDRENEGDFIAAAEMVTPEMINFMAKEGRGLICAPLVESRCEELELNLMVSENTVLHNTQFTVSVDLIGHGCTTGISVHDRAKTIKALVDESTKPKDLGRPGHIFPLRAKSGGVLRRTGHTEASVDLARLAGFKPAGILVEILNEDGTMARLPELRKLAKKLDLKLISIEDLVAYRMDKESLIEKKEEFTINSEYGEFILKAYEQTTNGQIHIALTKGHWTKDDTVLVRMHSVSVAHDIFEILTSDTGHQLETAMRKVSEEGRGAIVYMNQEKSSGNLLQRLREYKASQEDESPSETKPSFSKDARDFGIGAQILHELGISKVKLLTNNPLKRVGITGYGLTIVGNETMK; encoded by the coding sequence ATGCTTGGGAGCCAACAAAACGAAACCAGCAATAAGCTGGACAGCATAGAATCAGCCATAGAAGATATCCGTAATGGAAAGGTGGTGATAGTGGTGGATGATGAAGATCGCGAAAATGAGGGCGACTTTATAGCCGCTGCCGAAATGGTAACTCCGGAGATGATCAACTTTATGGCCAAGGAAGGCCGTGGATTGATTTGTGCTCCATTGGTGGAAAGTCGCTGTGAAGAATTGGAGCTTAACCTTATGGTAAGCGAAAACACAGTTCTTCACAATACACAGTTTACCGTTTCTGTAGATCTTATCGGACACGGTTGTACCACCGGGATTTCAGTTCACGATAGAGCCAAAACCATAAAAGCTTTGGTTGATGAAAGTACCAAACCTAAAGATTTAGGCAGACCTGGGCATATATTTCCGCTAAGGGCAAAAAGTGGTGGTGTGCTAAGAAGAACAGGACACACCGAAGCTTCGGTAGATTTAGCCAGACTTGCAGGTTTTAAACCAGCAGGGATTTTAGTAGAAATACTAAATGAAGACGGAACTATGGCTCGTCTTCCGGAGCTTAGAAAGCTGGCCAAAAAGCTTGACCTTAAGCTTATCAGTATTGAAGATTTGGTGGCTTACCGTATGGATAAAGAATCTCTTATCGAAAAGAAAGAGGAATTTACCATCAACAGTGAGTATGGTGAGTTTATACTAAAAGCTTACGAGCAGACCACCAATGGACAGATTCATATTGCCCTTACCAAAGGACACTGGACCAAGGATGATACAGTACTAGTAAGAATGCACTCGGTGAGTGTGGCACACGACATTTTTGAAATTTTAACTTCTGATACTGGTCATCAGCTTGAAACAGCTATGCGCAAAGTAAGCGAGGAAGGTCGTGGTGCAATTGTGTATATGAATCAGGAAAAGTCTTCAGGAAACCTTTTGCAGCGCTTGCGTGAATATAAGGCTAGTCAAGAAGATGAGAGTCCATCAGAAACAAAACCGAGTTTTTCAAAAGATGCCCGCGACTTTGGTATCGGAGCTCAAATTCTACACGAGCTTGGCATTAGCAAGGTAAAATTGCTTACCAACAATCCTTTAAAGCGTGTGGGAATTACTGGTTACGGACTTACCATAGTTGGTAATGAAACCATGAAATAA